The genomic region GCCGCCTGGTGTCGGCCGTGGAGCGGGCCGGCTATGAGTGCCTGGGCGTGCCGACGGGTGAGGCCGCCATCGACGCGTTCGTGGAGCAACCCATGGACATCGTGTGCGTGGCACTGCGCCTCCCGGGCCGGGACGGCTCCGCCACGGTGGAGTCGCTGCGCTGGGCGCCGTCGGGGGAGCGCACGCACATGGTGCTGCTGGGTGACCCGGAGGACGCGCTGGTGTTGCAGCGGGAGACCGCGCGGCTCGGCGCCGTGACGTGCCTCGTGGGGGACGTGTCGGACGCGGGTGTGCTGCGCGTCGTCGAGAACGTGGTGCGCCAGGAGCTGCGGCCGGACTCGCTCCCGCCCCCGTCACCGGAGGTGGGTGAGCAAGAGGTGACGCGGCGCTACACGCTGTGGGACAGCACCGAGGGAGACTTCGTCGAGCGCTACCTGGGCAACCTGCCGAGCCATCCCGGCGCGCTGCACGGGGACCTCGCGAACGTTCCCTTCGTGGCCGTCCTCGCGAAGCTGTTCGAGGCGCGGGCCACGGGCGCGCTCGCGCTGCACGCCACGAAGGACAAGCGCAGCACCACGGCGGGCGACTCGCCGAAGAAGGTGGTGTTCTTCCAGCGCGGGGTGCCGCTGTCGGTGCGCTCGAACCTGGTGGACGAGTGCCTGGGGCAGCTGCTCTATCGCCGTGGCGTCATCGACGCGAACGTCCTCGAGGAGTCGCTGCGACGTGTGCGCGCGGGCGACGGCCAGCAGGGCGCGGTGCTGCTCTCCATGGACGCCCTGACACCGCACGAGCTGCGCGCAGCGCTCGGCGAGCAGATCGACACGAAGCTGCTGGACATCTTCGGGTGGACCGCAGGGACCTTCGAGTTCACGGAGATGCGCCCGCCGCAGGAGACCGTCACGCTGGACACGCCGCTCCTCGAGCTGGTCATGCGTGGGGTGCGCGAGCGCATCCCGCCGGCGGTCGTGTCCGAGGTGATCACGCGCACGCTCGACCACTACGCCGAGCCCGTGGCCTACCGCGTCGCGCCGTTCCGACGGCTGCCGCTGCCTCCCGAGTGCCAGGCGTTGCTGGAGCGGCTGGACGGGCAGTGCACCGTCCGCGCGCTGCTGCACGGCTCCGCGATCGCCGGCTCGACGCTGACCGCGTTCGTGTACGTGCTGCTGTGCGGGGGCGCCATCAAGCTCGCAGACGCGCCCATGCCGCAGGTGGACACCGGCGCGCTCCTGCCGAAGGACCGGCCCACCATGCCCCCGCCCGCGCTCGCCGGGTCCACCGACGGCGCGGGTCCAGAGGCGCTGCAGGCATTCCGTGAGGGGGAGGCTGCGCTCGCAAGCGGCGACTTCGAGGCCGCGTTCAGCGCTTTTGCGCGCGCCAGGACCCTGGCTGCCGACGAGGGCATCTACTGGGTGTACCTGGGCTACTGCCGCTACGCGGTGCATCGCGAGGACCCCCTCGAGGCCGACCGCGCCCTGGCGGAGACGATCGTCGGCTGTCGCCTCGCGCCGAGCGCCCCCGACGCGCACCTGCTCCGCGCACGCCTGCTCCGCTCGCGCTCGCAGTGGACGGCCGCGCGCAACGCGTACGAGCGCGTGCTGCACCTCGACCCAGATCACCGCGAGGCCCTGGCCGGGCTGCAGGCGATCTCCTCCGTGTGCGATGCCTAGCACCATGCCCTCACCAGCGCGTCCGGCGCACCTCTTCGCGTCGCGGCGTCAGGTCGTGCTCGCTTGGCTCTCGTGGGTGCTGCTGGTGGCACCCGGCTGCGCCTCGGGGACGCACGAAGGAGAGGCCACTACCGCCACGCGCACCACCGACCCGTCAGGCGCAGACGAGACGGCGAGTGACCGGGACCCGAGCCGAGACGTGTCCGTCGCGCTGGGGGTGCAGCTGCCGCCCGGGACCCAGCAGGCGCATGAACAAGCAGGCGCCGGCCCCGAGGGGGCGTCCGTGAGCCTGGTGGTGCTGGCCACGCGCGAGAGCGAGCAGGACACGCTGGCCTTCCTGCGCCACCTCCCGGGCGCGCGCGACACCCGGCCCGGGTGCGTCGACGTGTCCGGCGCGACCGTGTGCGTGACGCCCCCCGAGCGCGTCCCCCGCACGCTGTTCGCGCCGGTGCGCCCCGTGGCCGACGCCGCCCCCGCCTGGGCTCGCGCGTGGATCGCCGTCGAGCGCAGCGAAGGCCCGCCGCCCTGCCCGCCGTGCGAAGACGGCGCGCCGGTCATGCCCGGCTGCAGCTGCTGAGCGTGTCGCGAGCGCGTCACGCGAAAAGGTCCCAGCGGTCACGCCGGGGCCTCCTCGGTCAGGGGTCGCGTTCGACGCGCCGTCGTTCACTTGCCGCGCGAGTGCGTGCGGCCACGGTGGGGGTGAGCGTCCGTGCCACGCGCCGCGCGGTTGACCTCCAGCTGGTGACGCTGGGCCGGGGTGAGCACCGCCAGGAACTGCGCGCGGGACTGAGCGTTCAAGGCCTCGAGGCGGGCGTCACGGACAGCGCCGGTGCTGGTGGCGCGGATGTGCGCGGCGCGGGCCTGCCGCTGCTGCCGGAGCGCGTCGAGCCGGGCGCGCTGGGCGACGCTCAGGTTCAGGCCGGCGTTCACCCGCATGGGCTGGGTGGGGCGCTGGGCGACGGGCACGACGCGCGGCGCGCTGGTGTGGACCACGCGCACGGGCGTCGCGGGCGCGGGGCGCGCGTGCACAACGGGCGCGGGGGTCGCGCGGGGCGGGGCCACATGAGGAGGTGCCACGCGGCCACGCGCGTTCATGGGGGTGGTCGCCACGCGGGCGTGCACGACGGCGGGCCGGGTCGGGCTCGGCGCAGCCTCGGTGCGCGTCACACGGGTGGTCGTCACGCGGGTGGTCGTCGCGCGCGGTGCCGCATCGCGGGCGGAGGCGCTGCGCCCGGAAGCGCTGGGCTGCGCGAGCGCCAGGGAGGGGGCCGCGAGCGCGAGCATCAGGGCGGCACCGGAGAGCTTGGTGAAGAGGCGAGAGGTGGTCATGGTCGGTCCTGTCTTTCGGGGTTGGGTTCCGCAGCGCCGTGCTGCTGAAGACCAAGACCGAACAAAGCTTGCGGCCACCTTGCGCCTCACGAGCGGACGCGAAATTCAGCGCAGCCCGGCGGGGTCCTCCGAGCGGCGCATGTTGGCCTCTTCGAACGTGCGGGTCTCCGCCGACACGCGCGCTGCGCTGCGCAGCAGGTGGATGGCCAGCACGGCGCCCGACCCCTCGCCCAAGCACATGTCGAGGCTGAGCAGCGGCGCGAGGCCGAGCGCGCCAAGCACCAGCACGTGCGCCCGCTCGGCGCTGACGTGCCCGGCGATGAGCGCGTCGGCCACGGCGGGCGTACGAGCCACGGCGGCCAACGCGGCGGCGCCCGTGATGAAGCCGTCCAGCACGACGGCGATGCCGCGCGCGCGCGCCTCTTCCATGGCGCCCACGAGGGCCGCGATCTCGTAGCCGCCCAGCGTGCGCAGCGCCGCGTCTGCGTCCGTGGGTTGGTGCAGCGCGAGGCCCGCCGCCACGGCGTCCCGCTTGCGCCCCAACGTGACCTCGCCCACCCCGGTGCCGCGCCCCACCACTTCGTCGGCGCGCAGACGCAGCAGCGCCGCCACCACGGCCGAGGCGCTGGTGGTGTTCGCGATGCCCATCTCACCCAGCGCCAGCGCGTCCAGCGGGCCCAGCGCACGCACGGCATCGCGCCCCGCCCTGAGCGCCGCGTCCAGCTCCGCCGCGGTCATGGCCGCCGTCTTCGTGAAGTCGCGCGTCCCGCGCCGCACCTTGGCATGGGTGAGCCCCGGCGCCCCCTCGAAGTCGTGGTCCACGCCCACGTCCACCACGGTGAACGGCAGCTGCTGCTCGCGACAGAGCGCGTTCACCACCGCGCCCCCGGCGAGGTACTGGTAGACCATCTTGGCCGTCACGTCGGGCCGGTAGGCGCTCACCTTCTGCGCGCTCACGCCGTGGTCCCCCGCGAACAGCAGGAGCGCGGCGCGGTCACAGCGCGGCTGCGGGCGCTCCTGCAGACGCGCCAGGCTCACGATGAGGTCCTCGAGGCGACCGAGCGACCCGGGCGGCTTGGTCAGCTCGTCCAGGCGGGTGCGCGCGTGCTCGGCCTGGCGCGCACCCGCGACGCCGTCGTCCACCTGCGCGCTCGGCGTCGGCTGCGGTCCGTCGGTCGCCGTGCCCGACCCGTCGGCGAACGGCAACGCGTGGTGCGGCCGTCCCCACGTGTCCTCGTGCACCAGCGGCTGCAGCGCCTCGCGCGCACGCCAGCCCACGTTCTCGAGCATGGGGCGCGGCGGGAACGCGACGGGGTAGCCCATGGTCAGGTAGGCCACCGGCACCACGTGCTCGGGTACGCCCAGGATCGTGCGCAGCGCCTCCGGCTCGGCCAGGCTCATCCAGCCCACGCCGACGCCCTCCGCGCGCGCTGCCAGCCACAGGTTCTGGACCGCCAGGCAGGTGGAGTACTCCGCGGTCTCGGGCATGGTGAAGCGCCCCAGCACGTGCTCCCCAGCGCGCCGCGGGTCGCAGGTGACCAGCACGTTCAGGGGCGCGTCCAAGATGCCCTGCAGCTTGAGCGCGCTGTAGGTGTCCCGACGGTCGCCTTCCCAGACCTCCGCGGCGCGCGCGTTCACGTCGGCGAAGTGTGCATGCACACGGGCGCGCACCGCGCGGTCGCGCAAGATGAGGAAGCTCCACGGCTGCATGAGCCCCACCGAGGGCGCGTGGTGCGCCGCCTCGAGGATGCGCGAAAGGACGTCGTCGGGCACGGGCTCGGGGCGGTAGTTGCGGATGTCACGGCGCTCGTAGATGGCGCGGTAGAGCCCGCGGGTGTCGGCTTCGGAGAACGGGGCAGCGGCCTGCATCGAGAACGCATGCGCCGTGATCCCGGGCTCGGCAAGGTCCGGCGCGGCCCACGGAGCGCGGGAGCCTGCCGCTGCACGGCGCGCTTTTTCATCCCGCGACGGCACAGCCCTACCCGAACAGCCGGCGAGTGCGCCACCATGGGGAGACGATGACGACGTCGCCCGCGCCCTGGGTCCAGCTCGCGCACGCCGCGCTGCTCGGCGTCGCGCTGCTGGTGAGCGCGCTCTTGCTGGACGGGCCGCTCACCATCCAGGCGGACGTGGTCCGGCCGCACGACGTGCAGCGCCGCGCGGGGCCGGTGGGCTGCGCCAGCAACGTGGTGGTGGTGGGGCTGCACCCGTGGAGCAGCAGCGCCGCGGCCTACATGCGCTCCGTGCGCTACGCGGTGGGTCCTGCGTGTGCGCAGGTGGTCACGCTGGACGGCCCGCTGCCCGAGGGAAGCGGGCGCGCGTGGCTGCGCACCATGGCGCGCTCCCCGCAGCAAGCGCTGCTGGCGCGCGAGGCCGAGCACAGCGCGGACGAGCTCGCGGCGCGCCTGCAGCGGTGGGGCAGGCTGGGTGCGCGCCTGGTCGTCACGGGGCACTCGCAGGGGGCCATCGTCGGGTGGACCCTGGCCGCGCGCCATCTCGAGCTGCGCGCGCGCTACGTGCTCTCGGCGGGCATGCTGCCCGGCGTGACCATCCGGCCGGGAGACGGCGAGGTGCACGCGGTGCATGGCCGCGCCGACACGCACGTCCCCGTCGCGCGGGCGCGGGAGGGCGCGGCGCGGCTCTCACGCGCGGGTCGGCGGGTGGTGTACCGGGAGCTCGAGACGGGGCACAACCTGCGCGACGGGCTGTACCGGACGTGGACGGACCAGCTGCGCGCGGCGGTGGCGGCGGCCGCGGCCGGGCCGCAGTAGGGCGCGCCCGCGAGGTACGTCCACCCCTCCCACGGGGCGAGGCGCCGGTGTACGCTGACGCTCGATGAGCACTCCCCTCCTCTGCGCCAAGTGCGGCGCGCCCCTCGCCGCTCACGCCGCGAACAGCGTGGTCACTTGCGCCTTCTGTGGCACCACGTCCGCGCCCGCGCCGCGTGTCGTCGAGCGCGTGGTGGACCGGGTGGTGGTGGTCGCCGCCGAGGGGGCAGAGAGCACCGACGGTGTCCCCTGCCCACGCTGCGCGAAGATCTTCTCGCGCGTGAGCGGCGGGGGCGACGAGGCCCTGGCGTGCGCCAAGTGCGGCGGCGCGTTCCTGACCCCGGCCCAGGTCACGGCGATGCAGCAGACGCGCAACGAGGGACTCGCTCGCGCCGTGCGACGCGTGTCCGCCGTGTTCATGGCGCTCGAGCCGCGTCAGGCGGTGCTGTCGTGCCCCACCTGCCAGGGTGCGCTGCGCATGGAGGAGATCGAGGGCAGCGTGCACCTGATGCACGTGTGCAAGGAGCACGGGACGTTCTTCGAGATGGACGCGCTCGACACCTACATGGAGCTGTGGACCGAGAAGCGCGCGGGCGAGGTCACCGACGAGGACCTGGAGTCGCTAGGCGTGAGCCGCAAGGGCTTCTTCTCGTTCCTGAAGCGCTGAGTCTCGAGACTGGTGGGCCCGTCCGGCGTTTCTGCGCGCCGTCAGCCTGGCGAGTGGTCCACAGGCGGCTTTGCATCTGGCACGCCGTGAGGATGCCCATCGGGGGCCCGCGCACCTTCAGGACGAAGCGAACACGTCGGCGAGCGAGGGCGCCCCGAGCACCCGCCCGGTCAGGCGCTTCAGCTCGGCGAGGTCCGCGTCGTGGAGACGCGCCTCGCTCACGGGGTCGACCGTGCCGAAGCGCTGCACGAGCAAGGTATGGAGAGCGTCATGCAACGCCGCGCGACCCTCGACCAGGCCCTGCGCCACGCCTTGTCGCAAACCTCGTTGGAGACCTTCCTCGATGAGTTGTTCTGCTGCGGATGCCATGGGTTCCTCGGCGTTGGGGACGTGTTGGAGCACGATGCGGCGAACTTCGTGGGCGGAGCGCTCGCCGGCTACTCGTAGAATGTAGCTCATGAAGAGCATCGCTTCATCGGGGTGCAGCGTCACCACGCGGGCGAGCGCGGCCGCGAAGCCCTGCAGACCACCCAAGAGCGCTTCGATGTCGCGGCCGTCACGGAGCAACCACAGCGCGACCCGCGTCACCGGCGAGCTGGTCCACCCCGTCAGGTCCTCGTCGGTCGCGAATGCCAGGTCCAAGAGAGCGATGCGCAGCTCGGGCACATAGCGTGCCGCCCCGGGCAACGCGACCAGGTCGGTCACCATCTCGTGCAGCGAGCGAGGCGCCGTCCACCCGAGCGTCCCGTGATGAACCACGATCGAGATGACCGGCGGAAGCTGCACCTCGTCCGGATGCTCGAGCAAGTGGTTCACCCACACGCGGTGCGTGTAGTCCATGAACCGCAGCGGCATGCGCGCGTCGGGGGAGCTGCGGTGCTCCGTGACGAAGTAGACGAACCCGCGCCCGTCACGGCGTCGCGCGCGCAGCAGCAGGTCGACGTGCCGGTGGACGAGCGCGGCGTTGACGGTCCCGAAGGGCACCAATTCGAGGCTCGTCAGGTCGATGGCCGCCACGAGCTCGGGGGAAAGCACGACGCGCAGCAGTTCGGCCGCATACGCCGGCACCGAGAAGATCCGCTTGAA from Sandaracinaceae bacterium harbors:
- a CDS encoding response regulator yields the protein MVASSVLLVIPDDVVRRRLVSAVERAGYECLGVPTGEAAIDAFVEQPMDIVCVALRLPGRDGSATVESLRWAPSGERTHMVLLGDPEDALVLQRETARLGAVTCLVGDVSDAGVLRVVENVVRQELRPDSLPPPSPEVGEQEVTRRYTLWDSTEGDFVERYLGNLPSHPGALHGDLANVPFVAVLAKLFEARATGALALHATKDKRSTTAGDSPKKVVFFQRGVPLSVRSNLVDECLGQLLYRRGVIDANVLEESLRRVRAGDGQQGAVLLSMDALTPHELRAALGEQIDTKLLDIFGWTAGTFEFTEMRPPQETVTLDTPLLELVMRGVRERIPPAVVSEVITRTLDHYAEPVAYRVAPFRRLPLPPECQALLERLDGQCTVRALLHGSAIAGSTLTAFVYVLLCGGAIKLADAPMPQVDTGALLPKDRPTMPPPALAGSTDGAGPEALQAFREGEAALASGDFEAAFSAFARARTLAADEGIYWVYLGYCRYAVHREDPLEADRALAETIVGCRLAPSAPDAHLLRARLLRSRSQWTAARNAYERVLHLDPDHREALAGLQAISSVCDA
- the cobT gene encoding nicotinate-nucleotide--dimethylbenzimidazole phosphoribosyltransferase → MQAAAPFSEADTRGLYRAIYERRDIRNYRPEPVPDDVLSRILEAAHHAPSVGLMQPWSFLILRDRAVRARVHAHFADVNARAAEVWEGDRRDTYSALKLQGILDAPLNVLVTCDPRRAGEHVLGRFTMPETAEYSTCLAVQNLWLAARAEGVGVGWMSLAEPEALRTILGVPEHVVPVAYLTMGYPVAFPPRPMLENVGWRAREALQPLVHEDTWGRPHHALPFADGSGTATDGPQPTPSAQVDDGVAGARQAEHARTRLDELTKPPGSLGRLEDLIVSLARLQERPQPRCDRAALLLFAGDHGVSAQKVSAYRPDVTAKMVYQYLAGGAVVNALCREQQLPFTVVDVGVDHDFEGAPGLTHAKVRRGTRDFTKTAAMTAAELDAALRAGRDAVRALGPLDALALGEMGIANTTSASAVVAALLRLRADEVVGRGTGVGEVTLGRKRDAVAAGLALHQPTDADAALRTLGGYEIAALVGAMEEARARGIAVVLDGFITGAAALAAVARTPAVADALIAGHVSAERAHVLVLGALGLAPLLSLDMCLGEGSGAVLAIHLLRSAARVSAETRTFEEANMRRSEDPAGLR
- a CDS encoding Rpn family recombination-promoting nuclease/putative transposase, translating into MGDHDALFKRIFSVPAYAAELLRVVLSPELVAAIDLTSLELVPFGTVNAALVHRHVDLLLRARRRDGRGFVYFVTEHRSSPDARMPLRFMDYTHRVWVNHLLEHPDEVQLPPVISIVVHHGTLGWTAPRSLHEMVTDLVALPGAARYVPELRIALLDLAFATDEDLTGWTSSPVTRVALWLLRDGRDIEALLGGLQGFAAALARVVTLHPDEAMLFMSYILRVAGERSAHEVRRIVLQHVPNAEEPMASAAEQLIEEGLQRGLRQGVAQGLVEGRAALHDALHTLLVQRFGTVDPVSEARLHDADLAELKRLTGRVLGAPSLADVFASS